From the genome of Streptomyces sp. NBC_01341, one region includes:
- the rimP gene encoding ribosome maturation factor RimP encodes MSTTQSDRLRELLEPLVDAQELDLEEIELSRAGRRQVLRVIVDSEDGVELDTCAELSRTISTTLDETDVMGEGEYVLEVSSPGADRPLTEHRHYVRATGRLARLTLGDGGELVARILGVDDEGLDLDVPGVKGRKPTARRVAFDEIAKARVEIEFNRKDKKEEEA; translated from the coding sequence ATGAGCACCACCCAGAGCGACAGGCTGCGCGAACTGCTGGAGCCCCTCGTCGACGCCCAGGAGCTGGACCTCGAGGAGATCGAGCTGTCCCGGGCGGGCCGCCGTCAGGTGCTGCGGGTGATCGTGGACTCCGAGGACGGCGTGGAGCTCGACACCTGTGCGGAGCTCAGCCGCACCATCTCCACGACGCTGGACGAGACCGACGTGATGGGAGAGGGCGAGTACGTCCTCGAGGTGAGCTCTCCGGGCGCCGACCGCCCGTTGACCGAGCACCGCCACTACGTCCGCGCCACCGGCCGGCTCGCGAGACTCACCCTGGGTGACGGCGGCGAACTGGTGGCCCGCATCCTCGGGGTGGACGACGAGGGACTCGATCTCGATGTGCCGGGCGTCAAGGGCCGCAAGCCCACGGCGCGCCGTGTCGCCTTCGACGAGATCGCGAAGGCCCGCGTGGAGATCGAATTCAACCGCAAGGACAAGAAGGAAGAGGAGGCGTAG
- a CDS encoding ferritin-like domain-containing protein: MTQEADSPGSTEPLTAAQAALAAEHAAVYGYGALGGRLDGARRGDATAAVDAHRARRDALTRTVRDLGGTPVAADAAYALPFAVRDPASAMRLAAVLEERVAGVYSDLVRAARGPLRQDAAGALREAAVRAVRWRGSGVAFPGLAEKADSPDTTAEAGSTGVTH, from the coding sequence ATGACACAGGAGGCCGACAGCCCCGGCAGCACGGAGCCGCTGACCGCCGCGCAGGCCGCACTCGCCGCCGAGCACGCCGCGGTCTACGGGTACGGGGCCCTGGGCGGCAGGCTGGACGGCGCCCGCCGCGGCGACGCGACAGCGGCCGTCGACGCCCACCGCGCCCGGCGCGACGCGCTCACCCGGACCGTGCGTGACCTCGGCGGCACACCGGTGGCGGCGGACGCCGCGTACGCCCTGCCCTTCGCGGTCCGGGACCCGGCCTCCGCGATGCGGCTGGCGGCCGTGCTGGAGGAGCGGGTCGCGGGCGTCTACTCCGATCTCGTACGGGCCGCACGGGGGCCGCTGCGGCAGGACGCCGCGGGTGCGCTCCGGGAGGCCGCGGTGCGTGCGGTGCGGTGGCGCGGGTCCGGCGTAGCCTTTCCTGGGCTCGCGGAGAAGGCCGACTCCCCGGACACCACGGCGGAGGCGGGCTCCACGGGTGTCACGCACTGA